From Pleurocapsa sp. PCC 7319:
TTACGAACATGAATTTAAGGGACGAACACTTAGGTCTTGATAAAATTCTTCTTGAAATAATTCTACTTTTGATTGAGCTGAGAGTAAAAGTAAAGCCCAAAAAATTCCTGCTCGATCTAGATCAGAATCTTCCTCGGTACCAGTGTCAGTTGAATCAGAACTATGCCAACCTTGTAATAGTTGTTCCCAGTCTACATAATCTTTATCTGAGGCTAACTGAGTCAGATTCAAATATAAAAAGCTTTCCAACTGAGCTGCTAACTCGGTTAAATTTTCATTATGAGCTAGTTGAGCGATCGCCTTAATAGCTGCACTACGAGAACGCTGGGAACGACGAGGGGAACTGTCGGTAGCTGCCGCTTCAATTTCAGCAGCAATATGTTCTAATTGTTCAATTAATTCTTGTAGGGTTACACGCCTTTTTCCCATAGGCTTTAAGGAAGTACGACGACGAATATGCTGTTCTAAATTTGCAGGCAGAGTTCGTGTTTCACTACCCGTCAAAATTTCTGATTCCAAAAATTCTTCCTCCTCCTCTATTTCCAATAGTTCTTCCTGCAATAGATGGAGACTGTCAGCTTTAAACAACACTAACATTGAAGCCCACAGAAATGCTTGTCCAGAACGTGGTAAGTCCGCTTCTTGTTGAGGTGAATCGGACTCAGTTTCGCCCATTAGTCCTAATTCAGCCAAAAAACGGTCAATAATAGTGATCACAGGAACATCCCAAGGATCAATTTCTCCTCGTTCTGCGAGATTGATTAAGTTAGCGATCGCTTCTTGCGCGGGGGTGATAGTCATAATCCATCATTTATAATCCATAATTGGCAATTTTTACAAAACTACTGTAAAAATTAATCTCGCTAACTTGAATTGATGATTAATGATGATTTTCGACTACGAAAAACTAATTCTCGATCCTTAATAATTGAGCTTGACAAGGTGGCGAAGCGTCTTCGCCACACAGCCCTAAAATAAAGGGCTTCGCCCCAGCTATAAGCCATAAGCTCTAAGCTTTAAGCTTTTTGATAAATACAGAGAGTGATTGTCATAGTTAACAACAAAATGTTGCCACCATGGTTTCAAGTTACAGTTGATTGAGGTTCTTTATGGCGAATGTGTTTATAGTCTGGATCTAGCCAACATTGAGGTAAAGCTTCGCCTGAGGGAAAAATCAACTCAGATTTTACAAAGGTTTCTGGATCTTGCATTTCTTCCCCTGCATGAAATCTACCCAGCACTTCTTTCTTAAAAGGATCGTAAAGGTTTTCCACTTCTAGTAACTCTACCAACTCACCATGAGATTTTGATTTAAGAAACATAATATGTCTCCCTAGTTAATAAACCCTGATATTTCTTTGATTCTAGCGTGGTTAATCGACACGGAATATAACAGACTGTGAAGTAAGAAAAATGGTAGAAATGAATGTAATAAGTAGTTACGTATTCGATAGTAATTACATAAGATTTAGATTATGTTAATCAATACCAAGCTTCCCTTAAGTAGCGATCGCCTTCAAAGACAAGACCAAACTTTAAGTTTGGCAGGGATGACTTGGATAGATTACGAAAAATTTAATTCCGAAGAATATCCAGGTTATAGAGTTTCTTATTTCAATGGAGTAATTACTTTAGTGTCTCCCAGCAAGAATCACGAAAGAATTGCCCAAACCATTGCTATTTTAGTATCTGCTTACTGTAGAAAGTTTAATTTACCTTATTTCCCGATGGGTTCTACCCGATTGGAGAATAAACCATTGGCAGGAAAAGAGCCAGATGTTAGTTTTGCTTTCAATACGGACAAAGATATTCCCGATCTAGCAATTGAAGTTATATTTTCTAGTGGTAGTCTTGATGATCTAGATAAATATCAAGCGATCGGAGTTAAAGAGGTTTGGTTTTGGAGAAACAGTAAAATTACTTTTTATCAACTAGAAACTCAAGGATATGTAGAAGTTACTACTAGTAAGCTTTTACCTAACTTGACATCCGAAATACTGGAAAACTTTGCCAATCAGGGACTCACTAAAAGTCCTTTAATCATCGAAGCCGATTTTTTACAGCAGATTAAATAGAAAATT
This genomic window contains:
- a CDS encoding segregation/condensation protein A → MTITPAQEAIANLINLAERGEIDPWDVPVITIIDRFLAELGLMGETESDSPQQEADLPRSGQAFLWASMLVLFKADSLHLLQEELLEIEEEEEFLESEILTGSETRTLPANLEQHIRRRTSLKPMGKRRVTLQELIEQLEHIAAEIEAAATDSSPRRSQRSRSAAIKAIAQLAHNENLTELAAQLESFLYLNLTQLASDKDYVDWEQLLQGWHSSDSTDTGTEEDSDLDRAGIFWALLLLSAQSKVELFQEEFYQDLSVRPLNSCS
- a CDS encoding Uma2 family endonuclease, producing MLINTKLPLSSDRLQRQDQTLSLAGMTWIDYEKFNSEEYPGYRVSYFNGVITLVSPSKNHERIAQTIAILVSAYCRKFNLPYFPMGSTRLENKPLAGKEPDVSFAFNTDKDIPDLAIEVIFSSGSLDDLDKYQAIGVKEVWFWRNSKITFYQLETQGYVEVTTSKLLPNLTSEILENFANQGLTKSPLIIEADFLQQIK